From Carassius auratus strain Wakin chromosome 1, ASM336829v1, whole genome shotgun sequence, the proteins below share one genomic window:
- the LOC113094812 gene encoding protein ELFN1-like, giving the protein MAKAKMSILPGSSGQGGGMVTSALLCWAMALVFLSLTRVPVVQGDCWLIEGEKGFVWLAICSQNQPPYENIPLHINSTIVDLRLNENKIRSIHFSSLSRFGNLTYLNMTKNDISYIEDGAFSAQFNLQVLQIGFNKLRNLTEGMLRGLGRLQYLYLQANLIETVSANAFWECPAIENIDLSMNRIQQLDGATFRGLSKLTTCELYLNPFSCSCELLGFLRWLAAFPNRTSERMVCDTPAGFSGYSLLSQNPRMPRFRNAFHALSSVCDDDNVTPYLHGSSDGSTPSMLPDFSPCGLDDCSSGTFPVEPISISPTFLDPDARPVMKLKEVTHTSAIITIQIPNPFRKMYILVLYNNSFFTDIQNLKSQREDIELQNLKSHTNYTYCVASIRNSLRFNHTCLTISTGPKTLQEHVPNESTTTLYIMIILGCLFGMLIVLGLVFHCLRKRKQQDEPKSKKLEKMKRNLIEMKYGTELEQGTISQLSQKQILSTGETVQRMPYLPTASDTEQYKMQEISGTPKTTKGNYMEVRSEQPDRSIRECSIPPSETSQGSVAEISTIAKEVDKVNQIINNCIDALKSDSTSFQAAKSGAVSTAEPQLVLISEHPPGKSGFLSPVYKEGYHHPLQRHHSMDAPQKRASTSSSGSMRSPRSFRSEGAYRSESKYIEKASPIDESDIITVTPAAAILRAEAERIRQYSEHRHSYPGPHHIEESIEVSGSRKSSILEPLTCSKPRELSYSQLSPHYHNLSGYSSPEYSCRPSLNLWERFKLHRKRHRDDEEYIAAGHALRRKVQFAKDEDLHDILDYWKGVSAQQKS; this is encoded by the coding sequence ATGGCTAAAGCAAAGATGTCTATTTTGCCTGGGTCCAGTGGACAAGGAGGAGGTATGGTGACCAGTGCCTTACTTTGCTGGGCTATGGCTCTAGTGTTCCTCTCATTGACGAGGGTGCCTGTTGTTCAAGGTGACTGCTGGCTGATTGAAGGGGAAAAGGGATTTGTGTGGTTGGCAATCTGCAGCCAGAACCAGCCACCATATGAAAATATTCCATTGCATATTAACAGCACAATTGTTGACCTGCGCCTCAATGAGAACAAGATTCGAAGCATCCACTTTTCTTccttaagtcgctttggaaatcTCACATACCTGAATATGACTAAGAATGACATTTCTTATATAGAAGATGGGGCTTTCTCTGCCCAATTCAATCTTCAAGTACTGCAGATCGGCTTTAACAAGCTAAGGAACTTGACCGAGGGGATGCTGAGAGGATTGGGACGCTTACAGTACCTCTATCTTCAGGCTAATCTGATCGAGACCGTCTCGGCCAATGCCTTCTGGGAGTGTCCTGCGATAGAAAACATTGACCTCTCCATGAACAGGATTCAGCAACTGGATGGTGCTACATTTCGAGGTCTATCGAAGCTTACAACATGTGAGCTCTATTTAAACCCATTCAGTTGCTCATGTGAGCTGTTGGGATTCCTGCGCTGGCTTGCTGCGTTCCCAAACCGGACAAGTGAGCGGATGGTGTGTGACACACCTGCTGGCTTTTCAGGCTACAGTCTCTTGAGTCAGAACCCCAGGATGCCAAGATTTCGGAATGCTTTCCATGCACTATCCTCTGTCTGCGATGATGACAACGTGACGCCATATCTTCATGGATCTTCAGATGGTAGCACTCCCTCAATGTTGCCTGATTTTAGCCCTTGCGGACTGGATGATTGTTCCTCAGGAACATTTCCAGTGGAGCCCATAAGCATCAGCCCCACCTTTCTGGATCCAGATGCACGTCCTGTAATGAAACTAAAAGAAGTTACCCACACAAGTGCAATAATAACCATCCAGATTCCAAATCCATTTCGCAAAATGTACATCCTTGTCCTGTATAATAACAGCTTCTTCACTGATATCCAAAACCTGAAAAGCCAGAGAGAAGACATTGAGCTACAGAACCTTAAATCTCATACTAACTACACATATTGTGTGGCATCCATTCGTAATTCACTGAGATTCAACCACACCTGCCTGACCATCTCTACAGGACCAAAGACATTGCAAGAACATGTGCCAAATGAATCAACTACCACACTTTACATTATGATCATCCTAGGTTGTCTCTTTGGGATGCTGATTGTTCTGGGTTTAGTGTTCCATTGCTTGAGAAAGCGCAAACAACAAGATGAGCCAAAGAGCAAGAAGCTGGAAAAGATGAAAAGAAACTTGATCGAGATGAAATATGGAACTGAATTGGAACAAGGCACTATATCACAGCTGTCACAGAAACAAATTCTGTCCACTGGTGAAACAGTACAAAGGATGCCATACTTGCCAACTGCCAGTGACACAGAACAGTATAAGATGCAAGAGATCTCTGGGACACCAAAGACTACAAAAGGGAATTACATGGAAGTGAGATCAGAGCAGCCAGACCGCAGCATTAGGGAATGCAGCATTCCTCCATCAGAAACCAGTCAGGGATCTGTTGCAGAGATATCCACGATTGCAAAAGAAGTGGACAAAGTAAACCAGATCATCAACAACTGCATCGATGCACTCAAATCCGATTCAACATCATTCCAGGCTGCAAAATCTGGCGCTGTATCCACAGCGGAGCCGCAGTTGGTCCTTATATCAGAACATCCACCAGGCAAGTCTGGTTTTCTGTCTCCAGTGTACAAAGAAGGGTACCATCATCCTCTACAGAGGCACCACAGTATGGATGCCCCACAAAAGCGTGCAAGCACATCCTCAAGTGGTTCAATGCGCAGTCCACGCTCTTTCCGTTCTGAAGGAGCCTACAGATCAGAGTCCAAATATATTGAGAAGGCATCTCCAATCGATGAGTCGGATATCATAACAGTCACTCCAGCTGCTGCAATCCTGAGGGCAGAGGCGGAGCGGATTCGACAATACAGCGAACACAGGCACTCCTACCCTGGTCCCCACCACATAGAGGAGTCGATAGAAGTGTCAGGAAGCCGGAAGTCATCCATTCTGGAGCCTTTGACGTGCTCCAAACCACGGGAGCTGTCCTATTCACAGCTCTCACCACATTACCACAACCTCAGTGGCTATTCAAGCCCCGAGTACAGCTGTAGGCCTTCTCTTAACCTGTGGGAACGTTTTAAACTCCACCGCAAACGTCACAGGGATGATGAAGAATACATTGCAGCAGGTCATGCATTAAGGAGGAAAGTACAGTTTGCCAAAGATGAGGACCTACATGACATTTTGGACTACTGGAAAGGAGTCTCCGCTCAGCAGAAATCATGA